A window of the Gemmatirosa kalamazoonensis genome harbors these coding sequences:
- a CDS encoding TolB family protein: MRSPVLLAVLTAAPLTAQAPIPANQRIPTGSRAVAADSGERHLANVRQLTFGGENAEAYFSRDGRFLTFQGRVDPNGCDQQYVVRVRDGGGLARISPGDGKTTCGFFYGNDERVLFGSTHDNARGCPAPPDRSKGYVWKLDDYDIYTSRRDGSDVRRLTRYGVYTAEAVVSPDGRRIVFTSLKDGDLDIYTMDIDGRNVRRLTTTPGYDGGPWWSPDGTTIVYRAWHPADSAGLAEYRGLLAEKLVRPNRMELWVMNADGSGQRQITSLGGANFGPSWTADGRRIIFSSNYKNPRSGNFDLFLVGLDGTGLEQVTTNGTFDGFPMFSRDGRTLVWASNRHAETASSTNLFVADWVP; this comes from the coding sequence AGCGCATCCCCACCGGCTCGCGCGCCGTCGCCGCCGACAGCGGCGAGCGGCATCTCGCGAACGTCCGGCAGCTCACGTTCGGCGGCGAGAACGCGGAGGCGTACTTCAGCCGCGACGGACGGTTCCTCACGTTCCAGGGTCGCGTCGACCCGAACGGCTGCGACCAGCAGTACGTCGTGCGCGTGCGCGACGGCGGCGGCCTGGCGCGCATCTCGCCGGGCGACGGCAAGACGACGTGCGGCTTCTTCTACGGGAACGACGAGCGCGTGCTGTTCGGCTCCACGCACGACAACGCGCGCGGCTGCCCCGCCCCGCCGGATCGGTCGAAGGGCTACGTGTGGAAGCTCGACGACTACGACATCTACACGAGCCGCCGCGACGGATCCGACGTCCGGCGCCTGACGCGCTACGGCGTCTACACCGCGGAGGCGGTGGTCTCGCCCGACGGCAGGCGCATCGTGTTCACGTCGCTCAAGGACGGGGACCTCGACATCTACACGATGGACATCGACGGGCGGAACGTTAGGCGCCTGACGACCACGCCGGGCTACGACGGCGGGCCGTGGTGGAGCCCCGACGGCACGACGATCGTCTACCGCGCGTGGCACCCGGCGGACAGCGCCGGTCTGGCCGAGTACCGCGGGCTGCTCGCCGAGAAGCTCGTGCGGCCGAACCGCATGGAGCTGTGGGTGATGAACGCCGACGGCAGCGGGCAGCGCCAGATCACGTCGTTAGGCGGCGCGAACTTCGGGCCGAGTTGGACCGCCGACGGGCGGCGCATCATCTTCTCGAGCAACTACAAGAACCCGCGCAGCGGCAACTTCGATCTCTTCCTCGTGGGCCTCGACGGCACGGGGCTCGAGCAGGTGACGACGAACGGCACGTTCGACGGCTTCCCGATGTTCAGCCGCGACGGCCGCACGCTCGTGTGGGCGTCGAACCGTCACGCGGAGACCGCGAGCTCGACGAACCTGTTCGTGGCGGACTGGGTCCCGTGA
- a CDS encoding DMT family transporter → MTLTAVLLVLLSAVTHAYWNYLLKRAGGSHAFVGISKACEAVVYLPVFLAVLWTAPSNALRGTGVYVLVGTVMTLVSYVTLATAYRHGDLSFTYPIARGGALLFLPAFGWLAFGERVGPLGWAAIAAILGGVVVMQLPRLAWVELRAFFSHASGPATLFALLMALVLATGTIWDKLSVMRVNLFVYFYGYTAGAGACYLAWVLRRQGGDAVRAEWRAHGGAAVAVGVLNTLSYGLALFALRDGGSTYVVGLRQISIAVGVLLGARFLGEHVSTPRRVGVTLVLAGCFLMAWGR, encoded by the coding sequence GTGACGCTCACCGCCGTTCTGCTGGTCCTGCTCTCGGCCGTCACGCACGCCTACTGGAACTACCTGCTGAAGCGGGCCGGCGGGTCGCACGCGTTCGTCGGCATCAGCAAGGCGTGTGAGGCGGTCGTGTACCTGCCCGTGTTCCTCGCCGTGCTGTGGACGGCGCCGTCGAACGCGCTCCGCGGCACGGGCGTGTACGTGCTCGTGGGAACGGTGATGACGCTCGTCTCGTACGTCACTCTCGCCACGGCGTACCGGCACGGCGACCTGTCGTTCACGTACCCGATCGCCCGCGGCGGCGCGCTGCTGTTCCTCCCCGCGTTCGGGTGGCTCGCGTTCGGCGAGCGGGTCGGCCCGTTAGGCTGGGCGGCGATCGCCGCGATCCTCGGCGGGGTGGTGGTGATGCAGCTGCCGCGGCTCGCGTGGGTGGAGCTGCGCGCGTTCTTCAGCCACGCGAGCGGGCCGGCGACGCTGTTCGCGCTGCTCATGGCGCTGGTGCTCGCCACGGGCACGATCTGGGACAAGCTGTCCGTGATGCGCGTCAACCTGTTCGTGTACTTCTACGGCTACACCGCGGGTGCCGGCGCGTGCTACCTGGCGTGGGTGCTGCGCCGGCAGGGCGGCGACGCGGTGCGCGCGGAGTGGCGCGCGCACGGCGGCGCCGCGGTCGCGGTCGGGGTTCTCAACACGCTGAGCTACGGCCTCGCGCTGTTCGCGCTGCGCGACGGCGGCTCGACGTACGTCGTGGGGCTGCGGCAGATCAGCATCGCGGTCGGCGTGCTGTTGGGCGCGCGCTTCCTCGGCGAGCACGTGTCGACGCCGCGGCGGGTCGGGGTGACGCTGGTGCTCGCGGGGTGCTTCCTGATGGCGTGGGGCCGGTGA